Genomic DNA from Candidatus Neomarinimicrobiota bacterium:
TATTTGCTTTTGCAAACACCTCTAAGACTTTGAAAAGCGTGCCTGCCTTGTGGGCAGTTGAGAATATGATTGAGCATTTATCTCCTTTTTCTTTTGCTTTTTGCTTTGACAGTAGCAGAAATCTCGTGTAGTTATTTTCAATGTCAGCAATGTTTTCCTTTATTATTTCCAGATTGTATAGTTCGGCGGCAAGCTTGCTCGCTATAGCTGTAGCTGTCTTTAAATTTTCTTCTCTTATCATCTTTGCCGCGCCTGCTGTGTCATAATACGACAATGGATTCAATTTATTCCTTTCTATAAATCCCTTACACTGTGTCAGAGCCTGAGGGTGAGAATATACATCTCTTAGCTCGCGGTGATCTATCCCAGGTATTGCAAGTAAACAGTGCTCAATTTTTAAATTTACAGCACCAACAACATTCAAATTAGTCTTTAATAATAGGTCATTTACCTCTCCAATAACACCTCCAAGTGTATTTTCAACGGGAACTATCCCATAGTCATAATATCCTTTTTCAACTCCTTCAAAAATTTCTCGGAATTCAACACATGGTACAGTCACACATTCCTTTAACCACTTTCTTGCGGCTACATCACTATAGGCACCATGCTCCCCCTGAAAAGCTATTATTTTATAATCATGCATTTGAAGTCTTTTACTCTCTTTAAAAATTTCAAGAAATATCTGTTTGTAAACCTCTGTTTCTATAAGAGATTCTTTGTAAGAACTTATTCTTTCTAGTATCTCATTTTCCCTATCTTTATCTTCAATCTCCTGTTTAAACTTCTTTGCAAGGATACTATAGATCATCCTATCATTAAGTTGTTTCAAGATTTTAGAATCAATTATATCAATTTTTTCCCTAATTTTTTTTAGGTTCATTACTACTCCCTCACTTTAAATCAACACTAATATAATAACAATTTTTCAATCTTGTAAAGAAGATAGCTATAGAAAAAATAAATTTATCATTTTATAATGTTTTTTGATATTTTTTTAAACATGATATTACCTTTCCTATTTTCTTACCTCTTTATTTTTGTCTAACGTTTTGGGAATAAAAGAAGTTGCCGAGGGCATTTTTGGTAATCTTTAATTTCCATTTTATCCTGTGTAGGCGGCGTTTTTATTCTTCCTTATGATACTAAAAATCGTGTTTTTTATCCTCGGAAAAATATAGCGGGTATTCCCCTTCAGAAATATCCAGGAATAATATAGATTTAGCAGGTCCCAGAGCAGTAAGACACATTTCAGGAACATATATACCTAAAATGTTAATAGAAATCTTATTGCCCTGTATTGTTGTCTCGGATATTATTGACCAGTTAAAACAGGGATATATTTTCTCAGTGGCCATTGATAGCATTATACCTGGTTCACTAATGGATTCAAAATTTCGATACCCTTCTTGAATATTGAATATGATATTACCCTCTATCGGTTCCAGGTTTTCATAATCGGAGTTGTCACAACTTAGAAAAATGAATATAAGCGTGGCAATTATGAAAAGTGATAATGTTTTTATTTTAGGTAAAGTAATTATATTCTTTCCATATAATATGTGATTTTGCCTAATGGTTTGTGTAAATATAGAGTTAGGCTTTGCCGAATTTGAGCGGAGCGAGTAGTAGTCGTATGTACATTTTTACGTAATTGTAGTTGATCATTTATGCATACCATTTATCTATATTTCCCATTTTATTATGGTATTGTTGCCAATCTTTCAATGTTTGATAATAGAGATGGATTAAAGCTTTCAAATTGCCATGTCGGCAATTGTCTTCTGCATTGATTATATTCTTCTAGAAGTAGTTTAAGGTCATTGGGATCATCTATATCAAATAAACATTTTATCTTTTCAAAATATCGTTTAGATTCAGCTCTTACAAAAATTTCAAATGAACCTTGGAAATTAACGAGATATAGTAGAGTTTCTGGCCACCATCTTTCACCATGAAGTCCCGCTCTAATAAA
This window encodes:
- the pheA gene encoding prephenate dehydratase, with the protein product MNLKKIREKIDIIDSKILKQLNDRMIYSILAKKFKQEIEDKDRENEILERISSYKESLIETEVYKQIFLEIFKESKRLQMHDYKIIAFQGEHGAYSDVAARKWLKECVTVPCVEFREIFEGVEKGYYDYGIVPVENTLGGVIGEVNDLLLKTNLNVVGAVNLKIEHCLLAIPGIDHRELRDVYSHPQALTQCKGFIERNKLNPLSYYDTAGAAKMIREENLKTATAIASKLAAELYNLEIIKENIADIENNYTRFLLLSKQKAKEKGDKCSIIFSTAHKAGTLFKVLEVFAKANINLTRIESVPESPGSYAFFLDFIGSDEDENVKSCLEKVKEMTRNLKFMGCYKEISA